tttttatcatagttaacagttttttgcactttttataacggttttaaccgttatctttgatagaatacataacggttttttgcactttttataacgattttttgcactttttataacgatttttgcagtttttataacgattttaaccgttatctttgattagaatacataacgattttttgcaccttttataacagtttttttgcactttttataattgtagtatatttttaaattttgcaatttttataaaacgacaaaatgataaaatcaacaataacaattttatatatcatccaaaatattcatacattaccatCCAAATGAATCAagtatcaagtatacatcatcattgcatattcgattcaaaattgaaagtaccaactatcttatagctaaaacaaaaatctatcatactaTGTATTCTAGCACTaagtcctcaagaactagttGCTCTTTCCTGAAATCCttcttcctcatgaaagtaATCTGCAATAGAATTGGTTTTCTATGCAAGGCAAAAAGAGAATGCTACCAAATGCAGAAATTGGGGAATTTGAATGTAATGGTGTAAGATATACCTTTGTATGAGCTGCTAAGTTACTAACAGCAATTATGGGAGATCCGTAAGCATCACAAGCAAAGTCAATCATGGACCCGAATGGATATCCATGGTGCTCCTGCATAAGATAATGACAATCAATAACCACATATTCTAGTTATCAAGCATGAGAAAGGCGTGTGATCAAAGAGTGGTTATACCTGAGAGAAGGAGGAGAGAAATCCCCGTACACTGTGATGAAGAAGTGTTCTAACTTCCTCGATAGGCGGAAGCCTAGCAGCCTTTTCCTgagggaaaaaagaaaagaaaaaagattgaTGTTGAGAAAAAAGATCCACAACATCTGCCAACTACTAGAAATATGTGCACAGGCTGTGGAACCTACATTCAGCATTAGTAAGGAGACTACTCAGAAATAGAGAGTGTGGaacctaaaataaaaatccGGAATGCAAAGTTTTAATTGCAACTGCTACAGGCCTTTTGCTGGTTTTGATCCCTTTGATAGCTGCGAaaacaaaattacaaaagaCAAAAATTAGATGAATCAACAAGCACCGATACTTTCTATAAACCCCGAATGAAGCAGTTTTAATCCTTGCCTTCAGCATAATCAGGAGCTCCGAAAACAGCAGAGCCAGCAACCAACGCATTGGCTCCGGCCTCAATTACCTGTGCAAGTATATTATAAAACTGACTTTTAGCACAGACAAATATGGAAAAACTCCGATAAAAGTTAAaagaaatgaataaaaatgaaaagatagGCGAAGACGGTGATTCTGGGATAATCAAAGAGCAGCATTTCCTCATAAGAATCTATGCTTCATTTCTCTCAGCAGACCGACATTTCTGGTCGAAGAATTGCACACTTATTCATTCTTACTTTTGTAATATGACCTCGAGCAAAAACATAGCTTCAATTGGAAGGccaaattgggaaaaaccaGAAGCAGATCACTTCTCTTCCAATTTCTATCCACCCTTAGGCCCAATACCAAAGAATAATAtggcataaaatacaccataggCACGACAGAATTCACTCAAACTAACATCCCAAAGCAAACTTACATAACCGATTTCCCTAAATCGTCCGCACACATGCAGCAAGTTTTACTGGTTTATACAACCCTAATGATCTCTTTCTTCAAAACCCCACCTTAAAGATCATTAAACCCTTTAAGATAGTCTATCAAGGATCAACGAGCCACAGGGAGAAACAATTGTAAACTGAAATTTTCAAAAGCAAGGTTTCAAGATTGTAAGCTTTTTATTCTTATCCTCCTCAAAGATGAGAAGATTAAGTGAGGATGTTTATGGATGTTGGGTTTAAGTGACATTCTAATATGTCTGAACCATAAGTCATGCAGAATTAGTCACTATTCTTTAGTAATTGATAAGGATTAAAGAGAAGAGGGACTAGGTAGTGGACCTTGTATGCATTACTCGGACCAACTCCACCATCTACCTCAATCCATGGGTTCACTCCCTGTACGAATTTTTTTCAAACAGTAAGGGAAATCTACAAGCAGTCAATTATTGCATGCAAGAAAGCAAGCGACGAAGCAGAAAGACATATTCACGCTACCTTCTCAGCGCAcaatcttctcaactccacTATTTTCTTTACTTGGCTTTCTATGAAGCTTTGCCCACCAAACCCGGGATTTACAGACATAATCAATACCAAATCAACCACTGTaaataagaaaaagagaatGCGCTAGGAAATGTTAATTAACTGAACCAAACACATTGTGGGAGACAGAAATATGAGTATGAGAGAcataaccccccccccccaaaaaaaaatatataaatcagAAAAAAGGCATAAGCATTTGGTTTAGTGGCCCCAGAAACTCTGCTTCAAATTCACTAACTCAAATATTTGCCCTTTGGCTTGGCAATTATGCAATAATATATTATCATAATTCGTGATCaaatatttctttctttctactCTAAGTTAGCTCTTGTCTGGTGGTCGTTTAAGCTGCTACGCCTTCTATACTATGAGAAGCAGGCCACAGCCCGTTAAGAAAGAAATCACTGACATCATCTCCTCTTTGAATCTTGCCATAATACATTCTCAATTTAAGGACATACAGAACCTTACCATCAAGAACATACTCTATGGTACTCAATGGAGTCCCGGGGTTCAGGACAACTCCGGCTTTTTTCTAGTAGCAAGTAACAGGCTGTCAGATAACAACTTGAGAAATTCAGAATTCGAAACCATATGCAGCAAAATCCTTGCCACTCAATCAAACATACATCAGCATATAACAAATCATACCGTAATCGGTGCTATTCGATTAACAAATATCACAGACATTATATGTAGATTTATTCTCACGATGATTATATTCAGAGTTACAACAGAAGACATCAATATATTTCCAGAGAAAGGTACACAATGAGGAAAATGAAGAATTTTCCCTCGGTAGTCCAAGCGTAGGTACGAGGAGCAATGGAAAGCATCGAGGTAAGCACCACTGAGGCAGTCGCAGTGTGGTACGGCAACATCGAAGTCAAGCTAACACAACCTATCTCCACGGGCTACAGCTGCCATTTGTATGAATTCTGAAGCTGCAATTTGAGGAGACGAACATTTTAGCTTAAACATCAATGGATAATTGAACCACAATATACCTTCTTCTTTCTGGATAAAATTCCAAAGAAGCAAATTCACAAATACAGCTTGAAATAAAGGCTAGACAGCATACAAAGTCTTCTCATCACTATTCAGTCGCATCACAAGCTTGGATTTCACACATATAGATCTTCAAAAAACCCAAATAAGAACACACTGCAACTACAATTTCATGATTGTTTCTGACTAATTACTAACACTAAATTGAACTAATTCCTACAGAAACTGAAAACAAATAGAAATACAGTCCAACCTAGACTTTTTGACTGCATTCAAAATACTGAAGTATCTGAAACTCATGTTCTCTAGCAAGCTATCTATAACGAATGCATAACGAAACCCCACCCCCGTGGGCTCAGGGCGTTACACTATCCTTCCCTGAGCTCATAGCTCGAAAACCCCCAATTCATCCCTCAGCAAATAACCAGAACCCAAATCCACCCCCAATCCAGCCTATAAACCACTAAACGATATAAGCTTTAAGCGCCTTAGTGCATAGAGAAAATAGCATGAAGATGCCATCTGCAACACATATGTACACCAAAGAAAACAGTCTGTAATCCAATCAATCTTTGaacaaaataagaaattacCATAAACGAGCTCTCTGTGGAAAGAGAAAGGTGGACCGGTGGCATCGTTTCCGCCACTGCTCGCCGGGAGTTGGAGGAGAAAGAGAGGTGATTAGGGTCTGGTGTGCcggcggccatggctgctgCCGCTCCTTCAGTTCAGCGACGGACATCCTCTTTCTCAGCAACAAATCAATTGGAAGCAGAAGAAGATTTTAGCCCTCCAGCTTCATTTGAACCCTAGCTTTGGCATTTCCACACAATTGAGATTCGAATCGTGTGATTGGGCAAGAGGGATTGAGGAATTGAAAGGGGTTTGGGCGTGTACAGGCTGCGTGAGGAGAGGTCGGCGGAAAAGGGCGGCACGAAGAGGTCGAAGTCCTAGGGTTCTAGATTTGGGGTTCTGTGGAAGACAaagaagggagagagagcaCAGAGCCGTTGAAAGCGGCGGCTCGCCGAATTTCATCAGAGGCCATAGAGAGAGGCGATGAGGGTGAAATGGCAGCGAGatcgcgaagagagagagagagatttggggaGGAGATGAGACGCAGCGAGGGTGGGCGGCAGCGGCGCGACGCAGCGCGACAAGGGTGGGCGGCGACGGGCTAGCtcggggcagcggcgccggcggcggagtcaagaggggagagagagagtcgagagagacATGGAGGAAGAACAAAACTAGGGCTTCAGTTTTGGGGgggttaatttctaaatttcctaatttttttttctttttttttcacttttaatattcaatttttggtatttatatttctaatttagatatttaatttagattttatataagtgttaataaaataaaaaaatgttatgaattttttttttcaaagtccATATCTaagaataaattcaaattttaggataaataatttatttgttactattttttaatataatataagataatataatattattttaaaaaaattaataaaaaaaattatacataacagtttttagagacgctcatacataacggttcaaaaaccgttgtaaatgactcttatacataacggttatttAACGTTATaaataaaccgttataaaagatggtcatagataacggtggcacaacggttttgtaatactgttatgtatgcaactaatagataacgcaaaaacataacgcatttgttcaaaccgttatctatgcatatagacaacactacatagataacggatttttcgaaaaccgttatctattcctaaaagtgcgctcatacataacggtttttgaaaaaaaccgttatctatgcactgttatgtatgtaaacttttgtagtagtgcacCGAACTACCTGTAAGAATTAGACAAACAACTTGCTCTCCTCGAGAGAGCTCATACCAATCAAAAAACAACACTTTTGGAACTTAACAGTTGGTAATGCTTTAGTAAGCACATCTGCAGCATTATCATCAGTTGAGACTTTCTTCACcaccacatcacctttttcaacTAAATCTCTCGCAAAATGGAATTTAACATCTATATGTTTAGACCTCTCATGAAAAGATTGATGTTGAACAAGATGAATGACACTTTGATTATCACAAAGAATAGAGACAACCTGTTGATTAATGCCTAACTCAGACAGCATACCGCTCAGCCATATACCTTCTTTCACTGCTTCTGTAACAGCAATAAATTCGGCTTCTGTAGTGGAAAGAGCTACCACAGATTGTAGTGTAGATTTCCAGCTCACTGCTGTTCCATAAAGTGTAAATGCATAtccagattgggacttccttgtaTCTGTACTTCCTGCATAACCCGAGTCAGTAAAGCCAACTAAAACTTGTTCTGAATTAGTGGCTCCACCTTGAAACATAATTCCTTTATTAACAGTTGCTTTTAAGTATCTTAATACTCCTTTTAAAGCATCCCAGTGTGCCTTACCAGGATTTGCCATGTACCTGCTTACAAGACTTACAGCATAAGCCAAATCAGGCCGAGTACAAAGCATAGCATACATGATGCTTCCTACCACATTTGCATAAGGAATAACACTCATGTTCTTAAGTTCTTCAACAGTAACAGGACATTGCTTATTAGACAACTGAATATGTTGAGCTATAGGAACCTGAGCAACTTTTGCTTCattcatattgaattttaacaaTACTTTCTTCAAGTAATCAGATTGAACAAGCATAAGTTTCATATTTTTCCTATCTCGCTTGATATCCATACCAAGAATTCTCCTAGCAGTCCCTAGATCTTTCATATCAAATTCAGCACTCAGTGATTGCTTTACTTTATCAATCTCATTACTAGAACTACTAGCaataagcatatcatcaacatacaagAGTAAGTAAACAACCACAGACTCAGCAACTTCTTTCAAGTATACACATCTATCATGCAGTGTTCTCTTGAAACCTATACttatcatgaattcatcaaaccttTTATTCCACTGTCTTGGACTTTGTTTCagtccatacaaagactttTTCAAGAGACATACCTGACCTTCATAGCCAgctacttcaaatccctctggtTGATTCATGTATATAGTTTCCTCTAACTCACCATTTAGAAAAGCtgttttaacatccatctgtTGCAATTCTAAATCTAGGTGTGCAGTTAGAGCAAGTATAAGTCTAATAGAACAGTGTTTAACAACAGGAGAAaagatttcattaaaatctatacCTTCTTGCTGAGAGAAACCTCTAGCAACTAACCTTGCTTTATACCTGATTACCTCAATACCTTTGTGAACCTCCACATTTTTCTTGTATAACCATCTACATGTTATACATTTCTGGTTCTTAGGTCTGTCCACCAAGATCCAagtcttatttttcaataaagacTCTATTTCCTCCTCCATAGCTTTGATTTCTTTCAGAGCACTGAATTGCTTCTTTATAAGACCTAGGCTCTCTGTAATTTACCTCTTCAGCTGCTGAGAAAGCAAAGCTAACTTGATCTGCTTCAGAGTATCTGGCTGGAGGTTTGATGACTCTTCTAGCTCTGTCTCTGGCTAGATGATACTCACTGAGGTCCTCAGTATTAGCCTGTTGTTGATCATCTTCTTCCTGTTTTATACCTGTCACTTCTGATACTCTAGACACTACATCATTAATAGGAGTGTTATCACTAGTTTTATCAGTGTTTACTTCAACTCATCTACCAGTAAACTCAGTAGTAGATTGCTCCTTAAGAGgcattatattttctttaaacACTACATCTCTACTGATTAGGAGTTTTCCCTTTCCAGATTCTATGCACCAGAGCCTATACCCTTTAACCCCTGTTGGATATCCCACCATAACACATTTCAATGCTCGAGGTTCCAACTTATCCTGCCTAACATGCATATATGCTAAGCATCCAAATTTCTTCAAATTTGAGTAGTCTGCAGCCCTACCAGTCCACAGTTCTTCAGGGGTTTTAAAATCAATAGCACTAGAAGGACATCTATTTATAAGATAAGCAGCAGTGGTAACTGCTTCTCCCCAAAATTTAGGTGGCAAACCTGAGCTAGAGAGCATACAcctaactctctcaaggagagttctATTCATTATCTCTACAACCCCATTCAGTTGAGGATTTCCAGGTACTGATTTATGTCTTTTAATTCCCCTATCTTTACAAAATTCTTCAAATTTTCCAGAGGTGAATTCTAAGCCATTATCAGTCCTTAAACATTTCAACTTACATCCCTTTTCATTCTCAACAGCACTACACCactcaacaaatttatcaaaGGCATCAGACTTGTGTTTTAAAATGTAAACCCAGACTTTCCTAAAGAAATCATCTATTAGAGACATGAAATATACACCTCCACCTATAGTGGTGGTTTTGGATGGGCCCCACAGATCACAATGAACATATTGAATAGGTGCAGATGAAACATGTTTGCCAACAAGATATGGGAGTTTCTTGCTTTTACTTAATTCACATGCATCACAAGTGTTCAGTTTTTCCTCAGCAGATAAACTCAATATACCCTGTTTCTTTAGTTCAATTAACCCTTTTTCACTAACATGCCCAAGTCTCTCATGCCACAATTCAATATCACACGTAGAGGCAATTTCAAACTCACCAACAATAGTTTCAGCAACTAAATGATACAAAGTCTGTTTTCTGGTTCCTTTCAACACAATTTTATCTTCCTTTAAAACATATATATCATTAACACATGATTTAAACTCATAGCCTTTCATTTGTAGTGATCCAAGGGATATCAAATTCCTTTTTAGACTAGGAATATATCTAACTTCAGTTAAGAGCCTTACATAATTATCATGTAGCTTTAGCTTGATTGAACCAATGCCTCTGACAGGGCAGACTTGATTGTTCCCCAAAACTACAGATCCCAGGTCCTTCATCTGCAAATCAACAAACTAATTCAAGTTAGGACACATATGGAAAGAACACCCTGAATCTAATATCCAACTATTCTCAGTTTTAGAAGATGTGATGTTTAAAGCTTCAGCTTCTTGGATATTTTCAGCAAGGTCGGCAGTGTCTGATGAGCCTTTTTGAGCTTGTTTTCTTTTCCAGCTGTAGCAGTCTTTCTTGATATGCCCTGGTTTCTTGCAGAAGTGGCACTTCTTGGTTTCCTTCTCATCATCCTCCTTCTTCCCTGATCCtcccttcttttctttgaaGGGCTTCTTGGATTTTGCTTTGTTGAACTTTGCTTTGACATTGAGGCTTTCACTTGCGGTTTCTTGTCTACCATCAGATGCCTTTTGCAACTCCCTGGATTTCAAGGCATTCATGACTTCATCCAGGGAGATAGCAGTCTCCCTCCCATACAGCATGGCATCCCTCATGTTGTCATAAGATTTGGGCAGGGCACTCAGGAGCTGGATTGCCTTGTCTTCATCTTCTAGCTTTACATCAATATCAGCCAAATCATCAACGGCTTTATTGAATTCATCCAATTGATCAGATAGATTCTTCTCCTCTGAAACTCTGAAGGAATACAGCCTCTTCTTCAAGAAGAGCCGATTAGCTAGAGACTTAGTCATGTAAAGACTCTCCGGTTTACCCCATACTGCAGCTGTAGTGTCTTCTTTTGACACTTCTCTCAGCACTTTATCTCCCAGATGTAGGATGATAGTGCTATGAGCCTTCTTTTACATTTCAGCGAACTTCGTCttcccatctccttcttttGGAGCCTTCTCTGTGGTCAGAACATCATCAAGGCCCTGTTGGATGAGAACGGCCCGCATCTTCATTCTCCACAGGGAGAAATCGTTCTTCCCTGTGAATTTCTCGGTGTCGAATTTAGCAATCGACATTTGGTAGTGAAAAGAATGGCGATTCCTCCACcgatcaagaactcctccgatTCAGATTTCCTCCGATTCAA
The genomic region above belongs to Salvia miltiorrhiza cultivar Shanhuang (shh) chromosome 5, IMPLAD_Smil_shh, whole genome shotgun sequence and contains:
- the LOC131026325 gene encoding ribulose-phosphate 3-epimerase, chloroplastic-like, which codes for MSVNPGFGGQSFIESQVKKIVELRRLCAEKGVNPWIEVDGGVGPSNAYKVIEAGANALVAGSAVFGAPDYAEAIKGIKTSKRPVAVAIKTLHSGFLF